A DNA window from Deltaproteobacteria bacterium contains the following coding sequences:
- the pelF gene encoding GT4 family glycosyltransferase PelF yields the protein MDVCLILEGTYPYVSGGVATWVHQLITSMKGINFGLYCISAHADPTRKLQYVLPPNVVYFQELFLHDYNLRNISKRKPGPGDFKKLKDVLEEIGGKNYKNFPQLLELFQGEDACFHSKNIFASQQIWDLLISYYERFAPEISFIDFFWTWRNIYLPVLEIFQAPLPRAKIYHAVSTGYAGLLGVVAKLLQGEKLFITEHGIYTHERKLEIAQASWILDQEQKRPRASREISFFKKWWTAFFQLLSSLAYDSADQVFTLFEGNKIRQILEGCAPEKLCIIPNGILLEETPLLKSREKKGPSIGLVGRVVEIKDIKTFLRAAALVLEMKPETEFYVLGPLEEEKEYAEECMALSEELGLDKKVHFTGKVEMKDFYPILDVLVLTSLSESQPYVILEACWMGIPVVATDVGACREMLEGSSDSEDRNFGKSGLLTPVSSPQKTAEAILELLEHPSLRQQMAHSGRARVKKFYNQEDLLSKYLNFYEQNL from the coding sequence ATGGATGTTTGTCTTATATTAGAAGGGACCTATCCTTATGTGTCCGGTGGGGTTGCCACCTGGGTGCATCAACTCATTACTTCAATGAAGGGGATTAATTTTGGACTTTATTGCATTAGTGCGCATGCGGATCCTACCCGAAAACTGCAGTATGTGCTTCCTCCCAATGTGGTCTATTTTCAGGAGTTGTTTCTTCACGATTATAATTTGAGAAATATTAGTAAGCGCAAACCTGGCCCAGGAGATTTCAAAAAATTGAAAGACGTTTTGGAAGAAATAGGAGGAAAGAATTATAAAAATTTCCCTCAGTTGCTTGAGCTTTTTCAGGGAGAAGACGCCTGTTTCCATTCCAAAAATATTTTTGCCTCCCAGCAGATTTGGGACCTTTTAATTTCTTACTATGAACGTTTTGCCCCTGAAATTTCCTTCATCGATTTCTTTTGGACCTGGAGAAATATCTATCTGCCTGTGCTCGAAATCTTTCAGGCTCCGCTCCCTCGGGCCAAAATCTATCATGCCGTCTCCACCGGCTATGCGGGGTTGCTGGGTGTGGTCGCCAAATTACTTCAGGGAGAAAAACTGTTTATTACAGAACATGGCATTTACACCCATGAGCGAAAGCTGGAAATAGCTCAGGCCTCCTGGATTTTAGACCAAGAACAAAAACGCCCTCGTGCCTCACGAGAAATTTCCTTTTTCAAAAAATGGTGGACCGCTTTTTTTCAATTGCTTTCCAGTTTGGCTTACGATTCGGCGGATCAGGTTTTCACTCTTTTCGAAGGAAATAAAATCCGGCAAATTCTGGAAGGCTGTGCCCCAGAAAAATTGTGTATTATCCCCAATGGAATTCTCTTAGAAGAAACTCCCCTTTTAAAATCCAGGGAGAAGAAAGGCCCTTCAATCGGATTGGTGGGAAGGGTAGTGGAAATCAAAGATATTAAAACCTTCTTACGGGCCGCTGCATTGGTTTTGGAGATGAAACCCGAGACCGAATTTTATGTATTGGGCCCCCTGGAGGAAGAAAAGGAATATGCCGAGGAATGCATGGCTTTATCGGAAGAATTGGGATTAGATAAAAAAGTTCATTTTACAGGCAAAGTAGAAATGAAAGATTTTTACCCAATTTTGGATGTGCTTGTTTTAACCAGCTTGTCGGAATCTCAACCTTATGTCATTCTAGAGGCTTGCTGGATGGGTATTCCTGTGGTGGCAACGGATGTGGGGGCCTGCCGGGAAATGCTGGAGGGTAGCTCGGATTCCGAGGATAGGAACTTTGGAAAAAGCGGGTTACTTACCCCTGTCTCCAGCCCCCAAAAAACGGCGGAAGCGATTTTGGAACTTTTAGAACATCCCTCACTACGACAACAAATGGCGCATTCCGGGCGCGCGCGGGTGAAGAAATTTTACAATCAGGAGGATTTGCTTTCAAAGTATTTAAATTTTTATGAACAGAATTTATAA
- a CDS encoding HEAT repeat domain-containing protein has translation MQTPNSITSPLQKIREALEGSSEDARYQAWMTLYRAEQAEYGQELDRILQEKDPILKIKLARFLAQIPESKAVQLLAVLLLSENLLVFEAAKKAFEKNALEKKAKFLLFLLQDPSLEKRLFAIEKLAQANIYDALPHFIQQIQKAEEIEKIALLKAFRYLAEPKVFPLLRKMFEDKNTKLRLEVLFALIKLYEEGHWRSERIILRALQDESAELRRVALWGLRQRPKRRHWKCFEFCFVHDQELYVREEALKGLCCYSQEKTIRLLLQTIGQEKNPGFALKIEARLLALPQEKLKKVFWKLANKKIFFENTRVLFYLALLQKKSQKVFKFLIKKIAAGAAPKQQVLLLEALVEIRLPEAIKLFEAYLNESPLETYYALLGIIRLMKEGIPVPLESYFDKNLLSPFSQEVLLKELLKMKQKPLSEKKLMALLSYSEANAQLSITYLAALNLIKISSEAGVERMLRNCALQKDFPLLESFQKMITCFFKENPEFVFRLLEKNHEKEVTALLFKILSELDWSAERLEKVFPALFLAFRSGCSSYLQKDFFYFLQGLLYNQKSGFQSLMSTLQLQEQHGFLDSLNTAPSDLLLHIKSEEFSEIFFSAPPEIQNKMLRLCSEKKHASFYSFAVSLISRISDFESEILKNILSDCIVEQTV, from the coding sequence ATGCAAACACCTAATTCGATTACTTCACCTTTACAAAAGATTCGGGAAGCTCTGGAAGGAAGTAGCGAAGATGCCAGATACCAGGCCTGGATGACCCTTTATCGGGCAGAGCAGGCGGAATATGGGCAAGAATTAGATCGCATTCTTCAGGAGAAGGATCCCATCTTAAAAATAAAGTTGGCTCGTTTTTTGGCACAAATTCCAGAAAGCAAAGCCGTACAGCTTTTGGCAGTGCTGTTACTCTCAGAAAATTTGCTGGTTTTTGAGGCAGCCAAAAAGGCGTTTGAGAAGAATGCGTTAGAAAAGAAGGCAAAATTTCTGTTGTTTCTTTTACAAGATCCCTCTTTGGAAAAACGCCTCTTCGCCATTGAAAAATTGGCGCAGGCAAATATTTATGATGCCTTACCCCATTTTATCCAGCAGATTCAAAAGGCAGAAGAAATAGAAAAAATCGCTCTACTCAAGGCCTTTCGCTATTTAGCCGAACCTAAGGTATTTCCTCTTTTAAGAAAGATGTTTGAGGATAAAAACACCAAGCTGCGTCTCGAAGTCTTGTTTGCCCTCATTAAACTTTATGAAGAAGGACATTGGAGAAGTGAAAGAATTATTTTGCGAGCGCTGCAGGATGAAAGCGCAGAATTGCGTCGGGTGGCCTTGTGGGGTTTAAGACAGCGTCCAAAAAGACGGCATTGGAAATGCTTTGAGTTTTGTTTCGTGCATGATCAAGAGCTGTACGTGCGGGAAGAAGCTTTGAAGGGCCTTTGTTGCTATTCGCAAGAAAAAACTATTCGATTATTATTGCAGACAATAGGCCAAGAAAAAAATCCCGGTTTTGCCCTAAAAATAGAGGCACGACTGTTGGCTCTGCCCCAGGAAAAATTGAAAAAAGTTTTTTGGAAATTGGCAAATAAAAAAATATTTTTTGAGAATACCCGGGTACTTTTTTATTTGGCACTGTTACAAAAAAAATCTCAAAAAGTTTTCAAATTTCTTATTAAAAAAATAGCTGCAGGTGCGGCGCCCAAACAACAGGTACTGCTTCTGGAAGCCTTGGTAGAAATCAGGCTACCAGAAGCCATAAAGCTATTTGAAGCTTATTTAAACGAGAGTCCTCTTGAAACCTATTATGCTTTGCTAGGGATTATCCGACTAATGAAAGAGGGGATTCCCGTTCCACTCGAGAGCTATTTTGATAAAAATCTTCTTTCCCCCTTCTCTCAAGAAGTGTTGCTGAAGGAACTCCTCAAGATGAAACAAAAACCGCTTTCGGAAAAAAAACTGATGGCCTTGCTTTCTTACTCAGAAGCTAACGCTCAGCTTTCCATCACTTATCTGGCTGCCCTCAATTTGATAAAGATATCCAGTGAAGCAGGAGTGGAACGAATGCTCCGCAATTGTGCTCTGCAAAAAGATTTCCCCTTGCTCGAGTCGTTTCAAAAAATGATTACCTGTTTTTTTAAAGAAAATCCTGAGTTTGTTTTCAGGCTGCTAGAAAAAAATCATGAGAAGGAAGTCACTGCACTCCTTTTTAAAATTTTGTCTGAACTCGATTGGAGTGCTGAGCGTCTTGAAAAAGTTTTTCCTGCTTTGTTTTTGGCGTTTAGAAGTGGCTGTTCTTCATACCTTCAGAAAGATTTTTTTTATTTTTTGCAAGGGCTTCTTTATAATCAAAAGTCGGGGTTTCAGAGTTTGATGAGCACGCTTCAACTTCAGGAGCAGCACGGTTTTCTCGATTCGCTGAACACGGCTCCCTCGGATTTATTGTTGCACATAAAAAGTGAAGAGTTTTCTGAAATATTTTTTTCGGCACCGCCAGAAATTCAAAACAAGATGCTGCGTCTCTGTTCTGAAAAAAAACATGCTTCGTTTTATTCCTTTGCTGTATCTTTAATAAGCCGGATTTCGGACTTTGAATCGGAAATACTTAAAAATATTTTAAGCGACTGTATTGTGGAGCAAACTGTCTAA